From a region of the Tursiops truncatus isolate mTurTru1 chromosome 2, mTurTru1.mat.Y, whole genome shotgun sequence genome:
- the SIX1 gene encoding homeobox protein SIX1, protein MSMLPSFGFTQEQVACVCEVLQQGGNLERLGRFLWSLPACDHLHKNESVLKAKAVVAFHRGNFRELYKILESHQFSPHNHPKLQQLWLKAHYVEAEKLRGRPLGAVGKYRVRRKFPLPRTIWDGEETSYCFKEKSRGVLREWYAHNPYPSPREKRELAEATGLTTTQVSNWFKNRRQRDRAAEAKERENTENNNSSSNKQNQLSPLEGGKPLMSSSEEEFSPPQSPDQNSVLLLQGNMSHARSSNYSLPGLTASQPTHGLQAHQHQLQDSLLGPLTSSLVDLGS, encoded by the exons ATGTCGATGCTGCCATCGTTCGGCTTCACGCAGGAGCAAGTGGCGTGCGTATGCGAGGTTTTGCAGCAAGGCGGGAACCTGGAGCGCCTGGGCAGGTTCCTGTGGTCGCTGCCCGCCTGCGACCACCTGCACAAGAACGAAAGCGTGCTCAAGGCCAAGGCCGTGGTCGCCTTCCACCGCGGCAACTTCCGCGAGCTCTACAAGATCCTGGAGAGCCACCAGTTCTCGCCTCACAACCACCCCAAGCTGCAACAACTGTGGCTGAAGGCGCACTACGTGGAGGCCGAGAAGTTGCGCGGCCGGCCCTTGGGCGCGGTGGGCAAATATCGGGTGCGCCGAAAATTCCCGTTGCCGCGCACCATCTGGGACGGCGAAGAGACCAGCTACTGCTTCAAGGAGAAGTCGCGGGGCGTGCTGCGGGAGTGGTACGCGCATAACCCCTACCCCTCGCCGCGTGAGAAGCGGGAGCTGGCCGAGGCCACCGGCCTCACCACCACCCAAGTCAGCAACTGGTTTAAGAACCGGAGGCAAAGAGACCGGGCCGCCGAGGCCAAGGAAAG GGAGAACACTGAAAACAATAACTCCTCCTCCAACAAGCAGAATCAACTCTCTCCTCTGGAAGGGGGCAAGCCGCTCATGTCCAGCTCAGAAGAAGAATTCTCACCTCCCCAAAGTCCAGACCAGAACTCGGTCCTTCTGCTGCAGGGCAATATGAGCCACGCCAGGAGCTCAAACTATTCTCTCCCAGGTTTAACCGCCTCTCAGCCCACCCACGGCCTGCAAGCCCACCAGCATCAGCTCCAGGACTCTCTGCTGGGCCCCCTCACCTCCAGTCTGGTGGACTTGGGGTCCTAA